Part of the Mangifera indica cultivar Alphonso unplaced genomic scaffold, CATAS_Mindica_2.1 Un_0040, whole genome shotgun sequence genome, CTTGAGACGAGTACTTACGTTGGTGAAACAGTATTCAGCATTGTTGTCTGCATTGGTGGTCTAATTCTTTTCTCACATCTCATAGGCAAAATGCAGGTATGGCAAAATCAGTATAGTATACTGATAAGATGCTCTCTGTGCTTAATTAGtctgattttgtaatttttcaagACGTATTTGCAATCTACAAACGCTAGACTAGAGGAATGGAGAGTTAAAAGAAAAGATACAGAGGAGTGGATGAGGCACCGGCAATTGCCTGAAGAGCTACAAGAACGGGTGCGCCGGTTTGTGCAATACAAATGGCTAGCCACAAGAGGTGCTGATGAAGAATCCATTTTGGGGTCTTTACCTTTGGATCTCAGGCGCCAAATTCAGAGGCATCTCTGTCTAGCTTTTGTTCAACGGGTAAGTCATACTGCCTTGTGCCATTAAGTAGCTGAAAAGCGATCTCTCCTGGAAGTTATATCATTCACCTATCCAATCCAATGGTTTTATTCAGGTTCCATTTTTTGCACAAATGGATCAGCAGCTGTTAGATGCCATATGCGAACGTCTCTACTCATCCTTGAATACCAGAGACACCTTCATTATTCGAGAAGGTGATCCAGTGAATGAGATGCTTTTCATCATTAGAGGTCAAGTAGAGAGCTCCACAACCAATGGTGGAAGGGCAGGATTCTACAATTCTATTGTTCTCAGAGTTGGTGACTTCTGTGGTGAAGAATTATTGACATGGGCCTTGATGCCAAACTCGACGCTAAATCTTCCATTATCAACTAGAACAGTCAGGTCCATTACTGAAGTTGAGGCCTTCGCACTCCGAGCAGAAGACCTTAAGTTTGTTGCAGGTCAATTTAAGCGCCTCAATAGCAAGAAACTCCAGCATGCTTTCAGATACTACTCTCACCAGTGGAGAACTTGGGGAGCTTGCTTTATACAAATTGCATGGAGACGCTATTTAAAGAGAAAACAGGCGATGGAGTTGGCCATGAAAGAGGGATTACTGGAAGAGGAGTATTACAGTGATGAAACTCCTGAACAAAGTACTGAAGATAGTCGCGCTGCTGAGAGACAATCACCAGTGGATAGTAGTGCAAATGCAATCAATGCCCCTCTTGGTGGTAGAGCACTTTCTTCTAGATTAAGTAGAAGGCTTAGCATCAGGTTGACAGATCTTGATCCTGACGGATCCAACTTAAAAATGCCCAAAATGTTTAAGCCTCAGGATCTTGATTTCTCTGCAGACCAATAAGATTGTTGATCCTGTACAAGAACAAATTGTACCATAAAAATGAAGACAAACTGCTATTGAGTTTTTCCGGAATGTTTTGAGAACTTGAATTTAAGTTGTCATTTGAATTCAGGATATGCAAGCATATATAGCCTTGtcatttgaaaatctggaaatgAAGAACAGACGTGCATTAGAAATCCTGCTGTGCACTGTAAAATGTGGCTCTGTGTTTTATTGAGAGTTGTAGTGTAATTTAGAAACACTACGGGTCTGTGGGTCGTAAATTTGATTCCAAGCTTATTGGTCGTAGCAGAGAGCCCCACCACGTTCATCTGTTACCAAAATTTTATGATTGCATGAGTTGCATATGGTCTCATGgctaaaagaaaagaaaaatcatcatgGACACTCTGTTATGACGAGGTTTCTCTCAATGTTCCATCTTTTCCCTGTCTCATTTTAAGTGGCCATAAACAGAAATGGTAAAATTCCTATGGGGCTTCTGGAGGTGAGAACAAAACCATAGTAACAAATGTTTTGTGGGTTGTTCAATATAACATCAAAATTTGAAGTGggtcattaaattttttatggatttttttcctcaaaataTTGTTCTACACCATACTTTAGGAAGGAATTCATCTTTCGGTTGTTTTTCTTTGATTATAATCAATCATTGGAAGTCTCATGTACCTCCACGGTTGAAGTAGCTGTGACGAACCTCTGCAGACTGTAGCTCCACTGCTCTGCGCGTCAGCTTACAGCTCTTTTCAGGATGAGACGCACAAGGACAACATCGACGTGGACTCATTTAATTAAAGATTGTCTCAATTTTCTTCCTGGATGGTGTAAAATTGAAGGAAGATATTAAAGTTCTATATATCACTTTTCAATCCTGTAGTTCTTTTCAGCTTTATTATCACTATGATTTTTGAAGAAATACAATATGTCATCCATCAAACAAacaattatcaataattaatcaAGATCATCAATTACTCATCaattatcaattaaacaaacaatcATTAATTAagatcaaataatcaaataatcttATCAATTAAgccaataattaattatcaatcaaTCTCATAGATTAAGAAATCAATTACAAAAATTAGACaatcaagaaattaattttttgatttttttctttttgtatctCATTGTATACTCATATAAATATTAGTTGtttgtttatgaatttaaacataAGAAAtacaattcttttatatttttcatagtaTTTTGGGTTAAATATTTCTTCTTATTCAATAGATATTGagtttataaagtttttttcctTCATCATATCTTAAATGCAGGCTGATGTATCCTAATCTAGTTGTATCATCATAGATGGCACCAACTATAATCATTGGGCCCAATCCATACATAACTTTCTTAAAAGTCACACGATGTAGAGATATGTCATCAGCGAAAAACgtaaacctaaaaaaaaacaTGGTGAATTCCAAGAAGAGTTTGAGACTCAACTTGAAAAATGAGACTGCAACAATTTCAAGATTatattttggatttaaaataCTTCGGTAGCATCTATCAACATTCTCTTTGGTCGATTTGAAGGAGCTAAGGATCTTTGAGATTTTTTCGCTCAATGATTTTTATTCAATGATTTTGCTCACTCATATCAAGTTTAAGTCAAACTTTATAATTTGAAGCAACAAATTAGTAAGTCAATTAACGACTTTCATTCTAAAATATCTACTTTATGGGACCAGTTAAGTTTGTTTAAGGCTAAGTGGATACATGATGATGATGCTAAGATGTATATCTAATATCGTgataaataatgattaaatcAGTTTTTTATGGCTCTTcataaagattttaaattagttCATATCTCACTATTACATTGTCATCCTTTACCAACATTGGATATAACTATAGTAGAATTAATCTTTGAAGAAACACACATGCAAACCTAAAAACTTCATCTCTCAAATACAGTTCTTGCTACTCCCTCACAATCTACAAAACCTGTATCTAATTCctcaaaatattacttttattgtCATCACAATGGACATACATATGAGGAATGTCATTCCAAAGATAAAAGGAACTTCAATTTAAGAAAAGGGAATCAACAACAAAATCCAAATTGGAGTTTCCATCCCTACTCTATCGCTACTATTAATGAAGATAATGCACCAGAGCCTACCTTTGGCATACACACTTTATCAGAGGCTAATATTGAGACACTTATCACTCGAGCTCTCACTCAAATTGGTACTAgttcttcttctacttctacTTCTGCTTCTACATTTTCTATCACCATAGGTAATACCTCCTAGTATCTTGACTCTGTCTATTGTAATCATATAACTCTTTCCTcatcattattttcattcatgACCCTAGTCAATAATATTCCTAATATTCAAACTACTAATGGATCTACAATGCAAGTTAGCCATATAGGATCTATATCTACTACACATCTCTTTGTTCCAAACACATACCTTGTCCCGCAAACTTTCcttaaatcttttatttgttgACCAATTATGTGAACTTGGATTAAACTTACATTTCTTTAATCATGGTTGTATTGTGTAAGATCCATAGACAAGCAAGACAGTTAGGAAAGGTCATAAAGTAAGGTGACTTTTGAAGCTTATGTCGTTTCATGTTCCTGTGACTAATATTGTTATGTCTACCCAGTCTATTGTGCCTTTGAGTCTTTAGTAGTTCCAATTAGGCCATGTGTCTAAGTCTCGTCTCAAAACATTATCTTCATTAGGATTATTAGGATTTGTTCTTCATGAAGATTTTGAGTGTATGTCTTGCCAACTTGGTAAACATCTTAATTTACCTTTCCATAAAAGTGATTCTATTACTTTTTCACCCTTTGATCTTATATACTTTGATATTTGGGATCCTACACCTATTATAACTATAAGAGGTTCAAAATACTTTGTTATATTTATGGATGATTACTCATGATTTACTTGAATTTATCTTTTACATAATTGTTCTCACCTATTTGATGTTTGTAAGGAGTTTACCAACATGATCAAAACTCAATTTtctagaaatataaaattttttgcttTGATAATGTCATGGAATACAGAAACACTCGATTACTCACTCTTTTAAAGAACCATGACACTATACTCTAATACTCTTATTTAGGTACATcccaacaaaatggttaagCCAAGCGAAACATAGACATATTCTAGAAACTGTTTGTGCTCTTCTTATTGTTTCATTTGTTCCAAAGCATTTTTGGCAAAAAGCAACATTCACTGTTGTATATACCATCAACCGTTTGCCTTCATCTATCCTTGGCAATCAAACTCCTTATAAGCATCTTTTTGGTAATCCTCCAGATTATACACTATTTTATGTCTTTGGTTATGCATGTTTTGTTCCTTTCTAACctcatgaaagaacaaaacttgAACCTCAGTCTAGATTATGTTGTTTTCTTGGATATAGTCTTGAACATAAAGGGAATAAgtgttatgattttatttctaagcGTGTGCATATCTCATAACATGTCACATTTTGGGAATATAAGAAGTTTTCTGACATTGCATCCTTTGATACCACAACTCAATGAAAGGCTCTTTTATTCACATAACTATTTCTAGATTCTATTACAAGTACCTCAAGTAATCCTACTCCACAGCCTTTTGATACATCTGAGTAGTTTGTGGAATCCTCATAACAAAATCAGTCTCTTGAGTTCACAGATCATTTGCGTCCTACCAAGGTAAGACAATCACCTTTCCATCTTCATGATTATCATTGTTATGCTACCATCTCCTCTCTACATGAACCTTACACTTTTCTCGAGGCTTTCTTTAATCCTTTGTCACAACAAGCTATGACAGAAGAACTTGATGCTCTTATCAAGACTTGAACTTGGGAGCTTATTGATTTGCCTAATGGAAAGTCCCTTACATATTACAAATGGGTTTACAAGATCAAAACTCACTCTGATGGCTTTGTCAAAAAATATAAGGCTCGATTGGTGGCCAAAGGTTTTACCCAAGAGTACGACATTGATTATAAGGAGACATTTGCACCCGTTGCTCGACTCAATTTTGTTCAAACTCTCTTAGCAATTGCAGTTGCTAAACATCAGCATCTATCTCAAATAGATGTCAAAAATGCATTTCTTAATGGAGatcttataaaagaaatttacatgaaaccTCCATTAGGGTATGATCATCCTTCCAAAAAGGTTTGCAAGTTGCAAAAAGCCTTGTATGgacttaaaaaatttcaatgtgcatggttttcaaaatttagtaaCACTATTGAACAAATAGGTTTTTCTTCTAGTCCTAATGATTCTGCTTTATTGGTTTGTAGCTCTACTTCTGACATTGTTTTATTGCTTCTTTGTGTCATTGATATGATTATTACTAGCAATGATCTTAcaagaattttttaatctcaagattttcttaagtcaactatttgaaataaaatatcttgAATCTCTTAGTTATTTCTTAAGATTTGAAGTGTCTTCAAGTTCTGATGGGTATTATCTCACATAAGCTAAGtatgtttattatattctttctaGAGTCTGACTGACTGATGTTAAAACAATCAATACGCCTTTAGAAACAAATGTCAAGTTGTGTGCGACTGATGGTGAACTATTACGAGATCCAACTCTCTATCGTAAGTTAGTTGGAAACTTAGTTTGTCTTATAGTAACTCGTCCTGATATTGCACATGTTGTTCATCTTATCAACCAATTTATGTTAGCTCCTAAATTTACTCATTATGTTGTAGTGCTTCGTATCTTACAATACGTCAAAGGCACTTTGTTCCATGGCTTACATTTCTCCTTCTTATCATTATTAGCATTGCGAGCTTATTCTGATGTTGATTGGGTTGGTGATCCAGCTGATAGACATTCCACTACgagatattgtttttttttctcggGGATTCTTTGGTTTCTTGGTGCAATAAAAAGCAGTATATTGTTTCTCAATCTAGTTTAAGGTCGAATATTGAACTCTTGCTAACACCACTTCTGGGCTTCTTTAGTTACAGTGGTTATTGCATGATATGGGCATACCTCAGATATCTGCCACTCCTCCTTGTTGTGACAATCATAGCGTCATCCAAATAGTTCATAATGATGTTTTTCATGAATGTACAAAACATATTTAGatagattgtcactttgttcGACAACATTTGCTTCAAGACATTTTACTCCTTCCTCTAgtttcttttattgatcaacttgTCGATATTTTTACTAAGTCTCATCCTTTTGGACGGTTTTCTAATTTAGTTAGCAACTCAAGATGACATCTGTTTCGCCTCCTTAAGTTTGAGGTGGGGTGTTGAAGATATCCAATATatcatcaatcaaacaaataatcatCAATCAAGCAAGCAAGAATCAAGATCATcaatcaatcatcaatcaaGATCAAGCAATCAAACAATCCCACCAATTAAGCCAAcaatcaatcatcaatcaatctCATAGATTAAGAAATCAATCACAAAGATTAGACaatcaagaaattaattttttgatttcttcttttttgcatcttattttatactaatataaatactagtttttttatataaatttacgCCTAAGAAATTCaattcttttgtatttttcaatgCTAATGGTTCAATTCTTGCTGTTATCCTCATATTTCAAATGTCGCATGTCTCTTCTTGGGAAAAGAAATTTCTTCATAATCtttcttcttaaatttaatttttttgcctaCCTTTTAAGCAACaatatgtaatttttctttcttttcttctcttcgtGTTCTCATGATTTGTTTTCCCATAATCAGGGAACATTCCCTTCAATTGCCATTACCAAGCAAATCATGATAAAGACACTTGCCTTACACCAGAAGGAATGATTTTGAGGTATTATTTGATCTCATTTTTCCCAAGAAAAAATATCTACTCATATAATTTTGTCTTGCCTTTTTCAATTATGAAAGAAGATGCGGACTATCCATAATTTAGTAGTTCATGTCTTCTTGTGATCGTCTCTTTCTTCTACCTGAGCCTAATTGTCGTCTTTCAGCACTCCACTCCACTCCATTGTCTTCTCTTATCTCTTTCATTTAAAGGCGACCCAATTCCTCCAGTCATTGGCTCCAAATGTGGTTATTCTTTCTGTTCACAAATAACCCATAAATGTATAAGAAATGACGCACTCAAGGTCGGTTTGAGAGCTGGAGAGATAGACTGTTGTTTGTTCTTCTCTGCTTTTTTATGCAACTTCAGCATAAAACAGAGTGAAGAAAAGTTTGATCTTCTCGTTTTCAGGCTTCAGCCATGGCAGCACGCAGAATTTCTTCCTTGCTTTCTCGTTCACTCTCTGCTTCTCCTCTTTCTCTGCTTCGCTATCTCGGTAATTACCTTACTTCGCTCTTCTTTTTGtcctttcttttaattgttgACAGTCTTTTGTTTTTGACTTCATGGTTTCATCATTTGGAATTTGTATGTGTCACCTTGATTTATACATGCAAGATAACTCTAAAATATCCCATGTTTGCTTAATTTTTGCTGGACCTCtataaaatagaaatgaaataaattctTGTTTGCAATCTGGTAGAAGTCACCATGAACTCTGGTAGAATTTTTGGTATATATAGCTTGGGAGAATTAGTAGATTCATTATTCAATAGAAACAGTAAATCAATAAATGATAACATGTCaaagattttttattcaattttttttttttttgtttattatgtgTATTTCTTAAAAGAAACtgatcaaattttcttttaatttcatattagaGCTCACTTTGTTCAAATTATTCTCTCTTAGGAAAAAACTCTAGGAGGGGAAGAGGCATCAACAGGTTTAGCACCGCTGTTGTACTTGAGGAGTTAATCACCCCACCTGTTCAAATAAATTACACTCAGAATCTAATCAACGGGCAATTTGTAGATGCAGCATCAGGTAACTTATTGATAGtatgtttattttgtttctttctcatTACTCTAATATTCTTTTTGGCCTCAGGAAAAACATTTCCAACCTACGATCCACGTACTGGAGAAATGATTGCTAATGTTGTTGAAGGTGATGTGGAAGATATCAATCGAGCAGTTGCTACTGCTCTCAAGGTATTTGATGAGGGACCATGGCCAAAGATGACTGCTTAGGTAagaaatttcttaaattttgctATGCTGATACATTACGATACAATGATTTCTGATTTCTTTGATGTTTTCCTATGTTTTTTATTCAGGAAAGGTCACAGATATTGTTGCGGTTTGCTGATTTGGTTGAGAAACACAGTGATGAGCTTGCAGCTTTGGAGACATGGAACTGTGGGAAACCATATGAACAATCTGCCAAATCTGAATTACCAGTGCTGGTTCGCCTGTTCCACTATTATGCTGGTAAGTTTACTACAATGTATTTCATAGAACTTCATTATCAGTTCTTGAGTATTGCTCTGATTTTCTCCAAAAATTATCTAGGTTGGGCTGATAAAATCCATGGGCTGACGGTTCCTGGTGATGGGAAATATCACGTTCAAACATTGCATGAACCAATTGGTGTTGTAGGCCAAATTATTCCATGGAACTTTCCTCTCATTATGTTTGCTTGGAAAATTGGACCAGCTCTAGCTACAGAGCAAACACCTCTGACTGCTCTTTATGCAGCGAAGCTATTCCATGAGGTAGAATTTACAAGTAAATGTAATATATTCCATCAGCGGAGAAGAGATCTTACATatgagaaacaaaatatatgatcATGTTCAAGAAGTGGTCTGCTTAGAAATCAGAAAAGAATGTCTTATTATGGGTAGTTATCATGCATTTCCAATGAACATGAATGAAGATGCTAAACATGCTTTAATAAATGGGAATATTGCATTTCACTCAACCTACATTAGTGTCCATACATACTTTTCTAATTTTCCTGTTGTCACTTACACTGATTTTTTAGCTTCTAATCAAATTGCATCTCTCACAGGCTGGACTTCCTCCAAGTGTTCTGAATATAGTTTCTGGCTATGGCTAACCGCTAGTACTGCTCTTGCCAGCCATATAGATGTGGACAAGGTATATTTTGAGCATTAACATCCTTGCTCATTATGTATAACagtttttaagtatttaatataatagcTTGATGAGTTAGCTGATAACCTGATCAATTATGTGGAAAACAGCTTGACCGGGTCTTTTGGAAATCTTTGCATTTGCCACTTCCATTGGGCATTGTTTATTATAAGCTCAATCATGCCTGGTTATCTCATGGTTGTGAGAATTCCAGGGAGAAATACCCTTGCCACTACTTTTGCAGCTTGCTTTCACGGGATCAACTGAAAACTGGTCAGATTGTTCTTCAATTGGCAGCTAAAAGCATTCTTAAGCCGGTGACCTTAGAGCTTGGAGGGAAATCACCTTTCATAATATGCAAAGATGCTGGCATTGACCATGCTGTGGAGCTAGCGCACTCTGCCTTGTTCTTTAATCAggttatttatatgaaattttctgCATAGAGCTAATTTGCAGCATTTGAgcacatacaaaataaaaacattgcTGCCTGTAGGGACAATGTTGCTGTGCTGGATCTCGTACTTATGTACGTGAACGTGTATATGATGAGTTTGTAGAGAAGTCAAAGGTGCGTGCCATTAATCGTAGTGTTGGTGATCCCTTCAAGAAGGGTATTGAACAAGGTCCTCAGGTACTCTGCCTTATGCCCTCAGGGCCTGCTAATTCTGACCTGCagttttgaaaaagttttctgaaactatacatatatgtcctcttcatcaaattcaaatgtGACTATAAATTTACATCAAGTGCTGGAGTTGTAAAGTGATACCCATATCAGACTTTCAGATCGACTCAGAGTAGTTCAAGAAGGTCCTCAGGTACATAAGGTCAGGCATTGAAAGCAATGCAACCCTTGAATGTGGAGGTGACAGATTTGGCACCAGAGGATACTTTGTTAAGCCTACTGTCTTCTCAAATGTTCAGGTACTATTTGTTATctcctaaaatttcatctacCCATATGTCATCAAATCATCACATCTAAAATGCTgatcatatttcaataaaataggACAATATGTTGATAGCACAGGATGAGATCTTTGGCCTAGTGCAATCCATATTGAAGTTCAGGTGAGTAAAAACTTCTTCCCCTATTTGTATTACATCATTTAGAATTGTTAGCTTCAAATGGATATGTTGATCTCCATCCATTAGGGATATTAATGATGCAATAAGAAGGGCAAACACGACACGCTATGGCCTAGCTACTGGAGTATTCACCAAGAGTGTTGAAACAGCCAACACAGCGATGCGGGCGTTGAGGGCTGGGACTGTATGGATTAACTGCTATGATGTATTTAATGTTGCAATTCCTTTTGGTGGATACCAGATGAGCGGCATAGGCAAGGAAAAGGGAATCTATAGTCTTCACAATTACTTACAAGTGAAGGCAGTCGTTTCTCCTCTGAAAAACCCAGCCTGGTTATAGTTTTTTGAGCTTTACCATGTCATTGCTTTAGCCTCAGTGCTTGGAACAACAATACCATAAAAATATGCCCGGCATTATTTTGCTCAATACTCCCTACATTAGACTTTAATGTGATGTCAATGTTGTTATTATGGTAAATGATATCTTGTGTTgtatattgttgaaaagagaaatttgtgatttatttgatgtaacataaaaaaacaatgaaCATTGAAAACAGAAAACCAAacataatgattttaaaaattagatcgGATCAGATTGACTAATTTGACCAAAAATCAAGAGTCAATCTGGTCTTAAAATGTTTGAAACTCATTTTAGACTTTGAACTAAGTAGAATTATGGCCAAATAATATTCAGTCTATCTTACATATAttataaggaaaataaaaaaattttcctttgttAGAACTTAAAACCAACCCCTTATAATTCGAGATAATATGTGTAtcatcaaaccaaatttatgtatatataatttagattttatatttaatgattaaataataaaaaaattttagatattacttttaattttaatttaaatattttatgagtaATCATCAATTAATCTGGACCAACTCTTTCactaaatcaatatttaacTTGGGCATGAAAACCATGCAAAGAGGGAGACTTTGGTTTCAATAAACCTacgtatacttattttttatacataatttatgtacacaaataaaatgttatcatgtgattagatatttctttattatatgatgacacatgttttaaaatcacataattatataatgacacatcactgtatacatgaattatatatcaaaaatagatacacataacattgctctttggTTTTTACCAacgaaataaaatatataactttattttgtttttaggttAATGTTAATGAGCATGGGTCATTTATCGAAGCttttccccaaaaaaaaaacaaaggaagaagaaaattcgGTGGTGCTTGCGAAACGAGGTCGTTTCAGTGACTATCTTCTTTCCCAATCAAACCCGGATATAATTCCCGTTTCCACCAGATCTAAATCCTTATTCTGGAAATCACTGTTAATTGATTGGGATCAgttattattttcttcataGCAATGGCGGCCGAACCAAAGACAGTGACCGAAGATGCAAAGATCGATCTGTTCGAAGATGATGACGAGTTTGAAGAGTTTGGAATCAACGAAGGTATACCACGATTTACTCTTTCTTTCGTTTCAGGAGGTCAATATTCATCGCAATTGAAAgggaaattttattattctccATTAGCAGATTATATTGTCTCTGCTTACTAGTTTAggttttttcttgaaatttataTCAAGGCTCGCCGTCTGTCtataaatttcctttttctcttgtaGGTTTAATGTAACTATTGTCTTTTCCTTTGCGATTAGtatgagatttaaattttgGAGCATTGTTGATTCTTTGTAttctgaacttttttttttcttatgtaaatataataaatttgacaGAGTGGGAGGATAAGGATGAAGGGAATGATGTTGCGCAGCAGTGGGAAGATGATTGGGATGATGATGATGTCAATGATGATTTCTCTCTACAGCTTAGGAAGGAACTGGAGAACAACACTGAGAAGAACTGAGCTAATTTTAGTAATTTCTGTTGttttcatgctttttctttttcatacgTCTATTCTGTGAATCGTGTACAACTTTCAATTCATTGAAATTTAGAAGCTTACTGTAAACTGTC contains:
- the LOC123206532 gene encoding probable cyclic nucleotide-gated ion channel 16, which encodes MNNNNINFYNLRKTFSLRRDDAPWWNRIHDPQSDFITKWNHFFLVNCLVALYLDPLYLFYPIIRNDCLTIDLNLGIVVTFFRTVTDAFFLLHIFIKFKTAFVAPTSRVFGRGELVKDPKAIASRYLKSEFAIDLAAALPLPQLVIWFVIPVLKYTTADNANHTLSLIVLIQYVPRITIIFPLNRRIIKTAGIVAKSPWSGSVYNLLMYILISHLLGAVWYLFSMQRQYECWSIQCRKESNVTRGQPCRTSFLDCDAKDKPQRRAWLSTTQVLSNCDAKNDDKFQFGIFADAFTNAVAESSFFQKYFYCLWWGLKTLSCYGQNLETSTYVGETVFSIVVCIGGLILFSHLIGKMQTYLQSTNARLEEWRVKRKDTEEWMRHRQLPEELQERVRRFVQYKWLATRGADEESILGSLPLDLRRQIQRHLCLAFVQRVPFFAQMDQQLLDAICERLYSSLNTRDTFIIREGDPVNEMLFIIRGQVESSTTNGGRAGFYNSIVLRVGDFCGEELLTWALMPNSTLNLPLSTRTVRSITEVEAFALRAEDLKFVAGQFKRLNSKKLQHAFRYYSHQWRTWGACFIQIAWRRYLKRKQAMELAMKEGLLEEEYYSDETPEQSTEDSRAAERQSPVDSSANAINAPLGGRALSSRLSRRLSIRLTDLDPDGSNLKMPKMFKPQDLDFSADQ
- the LOC123206518 gene encoding protein DSS1 HOMOLOG ON CHROMOSOME V-like; the encoded protein is MAAEPKTVTEDAKIDLFEDDDEFEEFGINEEWEDKDEGNDVAQQWEDDWDDDDVNDDFSLQLRKELENNTEKN